A window from Drosophila yakuba strain Tai18E2 chromosome 3L, Prin_Dyak_Tai18E2_2.1, whole genome shotgun sequence encodes these proteins:
- the LOC6533778 gene encoding trichohyalin, with amino-acid sequence MNFNDDPLAELLSDNSLDNENFFDTPAGVGHKKSAKLAKPKGKLEDLFGIQEETEADVQGQGTGARKAPNATSTPRIVKQKPSISLDDDLVEDDDLGFDPKRPKSGGAKRSLFDDLLTSNAEPKKNIFDDILAGDAVKRPATSKPSMSRQSTDTTTDNSQARPKTSTGRRSSAQSATINMNADPLGLFGRDTNATVSGMSTPVSRKRGTTADWLGLEQEPEPDQRPITPKAQTPKAQPSRGSPSKNTADILRLPDSDENDLEQEAEMPVVPAPSVVTAATQNILMLSNLNLESNHKFNALQQQEAQLVIAAQMKSQERTLLEMQRRQEDQDRKFQALIQQQLQRQQQMEEHIKGQQDRINMHLQLMMSQPVHVQEVVNAPPAMEKPEPETKEPNRAASQEQEHLLLLEMDAKRNLLEKQRLDELVANMKVNYEQEIEMIDSSYKKQIKVLEEHLSVVEKRLKDENSELRQYYVEKLEKQKEDYVEQLSNLRQDHEDEVRKLRQSHELDLEGIRQAKLVELSAVQDHGNYLETLRMASSNLQELRDGMSDNQEKERQLEARERRLADQERRLKMNEETADDEKRRLMELVSTLELQLGRLSKDSAEENWQLRQRMSSLEAERKAFEREKEFHREQMQRDEKRVEDLKSLQLAEMERLHRDLQQERNQLTVERQQMELKQQLNEHGDPDRDRRELEAQLQVAREAIRRADEERDRCHKLQRDMEQRKRLLLDKENALNLKEDELGQATGAYRLATSRQHLAEQKAREADQLLQAKLKIMAKRGQEFGEKEAQLAHERMLVAQDRIALVNLKKQILRSRCAICKMGAESAEIAQRRSNGNPPAATDLQLPQMTTSHAELLLKMSQEPGQVQSDIVDRMLDENIEASYRRMYNAPPSSSLDDPDYGAGGLDDDSKVAMDHGLDPGRNIFGAL; translated from the exons ATGAATTTCAACGACGATCCACTGGCGGAACTGCTCAGCGATAATAGCCTGGATAATGAAAACTTTTTTGATACGCCAGCGGGTGTGGGTCACAAGAAATCAGCGAAATTGGCGAAGCCGAAGGGAAAACTGGAGGATTTGTTTGGGATCCAGGAGGAGACGGAGGCCGATGTGCAAGGCCAGGGAACTGGTGCCAGGAAAGCACCCAATGCCACCAGCACGCCGAGAATTGTAAAGCAGAAGCCCTCTATCTCACTGGACGACGATCTTGTCGAGGATGATGACTTGGGCTTCGATCCCAAACGACCCAAAAGTGGCGGCGCCAAGAGGAGCCTTTTCGATGATCTGCTGACCAGCAACGCAGAGCCCAAGAAGAACATCTTCGATGATATTCTGGCGGGAGATGCCGTCAAACGTCCGGCTACGAGCAAACCATCAATGTCCCGCCAATCCACGGACACCACCACGGATAACTCGCAGGCAAGGCCCAAGACTTCCACTGGCAGAAGAAGCTCGGCGCAATCGGCCACCATTAATATGAATGCTGATCCGTTGGGTCTTTTTGGCAGGGATACAAATGCCACAGTGTCAGGAATGTCCACTCCCGTTTCCAGAAAACGGGGAACCACTGCGGATTGGCTGGGTCTGGAGCAGGAGCCGGAGCCGGATCAACGACCTATTACACCGAAGGCGCAGACCCCGAAGGCGCAGCCCTCAAGAGGAAGTCCTTCAAAGAATACAGCCGACATCCTGCGCCTTCCCGACTCCGATGAGAACGATTTGGAGCAGGAGGCAGAAATGCCCGTCGTTCCCGCTCCATCAGTCGTCACTGCCGCCACCCAAAATATCCTCATGCTGAGCAATCTTAACCTGGAAAGCAACCACAAATTCAATGCcttgcagcagcaggaggctCAATTGGTGATTGCCGCTCAAATGAAGAGCCAAGAAAGAACCTTATTGGAGATGCAACGTCGGCAAGAAGATCAGGATAGAAAATTCCAAGCATTAAtccaacagcaactgcagcgacagcagcaaaTGGAGGAGCACATAAAAGGGCAGCAAGATCGGATCAACATGCACCTTCAGCTGATGATGTCGCAGCCTGTGCATGTCCAGGAAGTGGTTAACGCGCCCCCGGCCATGGAGAAACCGGAACCGGAAACGAAGGAGCCCAACAGGGCGGCCAGTCAGGAACAGGAgcacttgctgctgctcgaaATGGATGCCAAGCGCAATCTGCTGGAGAAACAGCGACTCGATGAGCTGGTGGCCAACATGAAGGTCAACTATGAGCAGGAGATCGAAATGATCGATTCCTCATATAA AAAGCAAATTAAAGTGCTGGAGGAGCACTTGTCCGTTGTAGAGAAACGACTCAAGGACGAGAACAGCGAGTTAAGGCAGTACTACGTTGAAAAGCTGGAGAAGCAGAAGGAGGACTACGTGGAGCAGCTATCTAACCTGCGGCAGGATCATGAGGATGAGGTGCGTAAGCTACGTCAATCCCACGAGCTGGACCTCGAGGGTATTCGTCAGGCCAAATTGGTGGAGTTGTCGGCGGTGCAGGATCATGGAAATTATCTGGAGACACTTCGTATGGCCTCCAGCAATCTTCAAGAACTTCGCGACGGAATGAGTGACAACCAGGAAAAGGAACGGCAGCTGGAGGCGCGCGAACGTCGCCTGGCCGACCAGGAGCGGCGTTTAAAGATGAACGAGGAGACGGCCGACGACGAGAAGCGCCGCCTGATGGAGCTGGTAAGCACcttggagctgcagctgggcCGTCTGTCCAAAGACTCCGCCGAGGAGAACTGGCAGCTCCGTCAGCGAATGTCCAGCTTGGAAGCAGAGCGCAAGGCTTTCGAGCGCGAAAAGGAATTCCATCGCGAGCAAATGCAGCGGGATGAGAAGCGTGTGGAGGATCTTAAATCCCTGCAGCTTGCGGAGATGGAACGACTGCATCGCGATCTCCAGCAGGAGCGCAATCAACTAACAGTGGAACGCCAGCAGATGgaactaaaacaacagctcAATGAGCACGGTGACCCAGACAGGGATCGCCGCGAGCTAGAGGCCCAGCTGCAGGTGGCCCGCGAAGCCATCCGGCGGGCGGATGAGGAGCGGGACCGCTGCCACAAGCTGCAACGCGATATGGAGCAGCGCAAGCGCCTTCTGCTGGACAAAGAGAACGCCCTAAATCTCAAGGAGGACGAACTTGGTCAAGCCACTGGCGCCTATCGCCTAGCCACCAGTCGCCAACACTTAGCCGAGCAGAAGGCTCGGGAGGCGGACCAGCTGCTCCAGGCCAAGCTTAAGATAATGGCCAAGCGGGGCCAGGAATTCGGCGAAAAGGAGGCCCAGCTGGCCCACGAACGAATGCTAGTGGCGCAGGATCGTATTGCACTGGTCAATCTGAAGAAGCAAATTCTTCGCAGCAGATGTGCCATCTGCAAAATGGGTGCGGAATCGGCAGAAATCGCCCAGCGAAGGTCAAATGGAAATCCTCCAGCAGCCACCGATCTTCAACTGCCCCAAATGACGACCAGTCATGCGGAGCTCCTACTTAAAATGTCCCAAGAACCGGGACAGGTCCAGAGTGACATTGTGGACCGCATGCTGGACGAGAATATCGAAGCCTCCTACCGCAGGATGTACAACGCGCCGCCCAGTAGTTCCCTCGACGATCCCGACTACGGTGCTGGTGGGCTGGACGACGACTCCAAGGTGGCAATGGATCACGGGCTGGACCCTGGACGAAACATTTTTGGCGCActataa
- the LOC6533779 gene encoding spliceosome-associated protein CWC27 homolog, with product MSNIYIQEPPTSGKVLLKTTVGDIDIELWARECPKACRNFVQLCLEGYYKNTEFHRLVKGFIVQGGDPNGDGTGGESIYGQPFKDEFHSRLRYTRRGLVGMANSGKDDNGSQFFFTFAATPELQSKNTLFGKITGDTIYNMLKLEEGIVDHQERPLHAHRIVSTEVLSNPFDDIVPRVLAQPSRKSKKSKKERQGVKNFGLLSFGEEAEGDEEETNVYVKQNAGKAKSLHDVTDDPKLSKEPIRVPKLEAAKIEEHLSDDCPEDSVKEKPSTASSDLIKMKLSKRSKSGAEKKAQPVEEKTDSDDDEDVLLTREEEQSRKVSEEKSKIREEIASLKKQYQMDKQNKDKLLNGQEKAAKSSDIKGSSENHYINDFIESKEKYTAKVKLQPKGQSREAFTLSLLSKFRTKLDNLKQKSSSEDGESEPKDIDDRAVEQEIIGDDWLSHTLNFNSTAPVLAKDANKKGDDWYDAYDPRNPLNKRKRGETGSSKSSSGKSKSSKRDL from the exons ATGAGCAATATTTACATCCAGGAACCCCCCACATCGGGCAAGGTCCTTCTTAAGACCACTGTGGGCGACATAGACATCGAGTTGTGGGCACGGGAGTGTCCGAAGGCGTGCCGCAACTTTGTGCAACTCTGCCTAGAGGGCTACTACAAGAACACCGAATTCCACCGGCTGGTGAAGGGCTTTATTGTCCAGGGAGGCGATCCAAATGGCGACGGCACCGGCGGCGAGTCCATCTACGGACAGCCCTTTAAAGATGAGTTTCACTCCCGACTGCGGTACACGCGTCGTGGCCTTGTGGGAATGGCAAACTCTGGAAAGGATGACAACGGCTCCCAGTTCTTCTTTACATTCGCTGCGACGCCGGAACTGCAGAGTAAGAACACGCTCTTCGGGAAGATCACCGGCGACACCATCTACAACATGCTCAAGCTGGAGGAGGGCATTGTTGATCACCAGGAACGACCGTTGCACGCCCATCGCATCGTTTCCACAGAGGTCCTTTCTAACCCATTCGATGACATTGTTCCTCGCGTTCTGGCCCAACCATCCAGGAAGagcaaaaagagcaagaaGGAGCGACAAGGAGTCAA AAACTTCGGCCTGCTTTCCTTTGGCGAAGAAGCCGAAGGTGATGAGGAGGAGACCAACGTTTATGTTAAACAGAACGCCGGCAAGGCGAAATCCCTGCACGACGTCACGGATGATCCCAAACTGAGCAAGGAGCCCATTCGTGTACCCAAATTAGAAGCGGCCAAAATCGAGGAGCACTTGTCCGACGATTGCCCTGAGGATAGTGTCAAAGAAAAACCCTCCACTGCTAGTTCGGATCTCATCAAAATGAAGTTGTCTAAGAGGTCAAAGAGTGGAGCAGAGAAGAAAGCTCAGCCTGTTGAGGAAAAGACTGATTCTGATGACGACGAGGATGTTTTGTTGACACGGGAGGAGGAACAAAGTCGGAAAGTCTCGGAGGAAAA ATCCAAGATTCGTGAGGAAATCGCTTCTCTTAAAAAGCAGTATCAAATGgataagcaaaacaaagacAAGCTACTTAATGGACAAGAGAAAGCAGCAAAATCCTCTGATATCAAGGGATCTAGCGAAAACCATTACATTAACGATTTTATAGAGTCTAAGGAGAAGTACACCGCCAAAGTAAAGCTTCAACCGAAAGGACAGTCAAG ggAGGCATTTACACTAAGCTTACTCTCCAAATTCCGAACAAAATTGGACAACTTGAAGCAAAAGTCAAGTTCAGAGGATGGCGAATCGGAACCGAAGGATATAGACGATCGCGCAGTAGAACAGGAAATAATCGGCGACGATTGGTTGTCGCACACCTTAAACTTTAATAGTACGGCTCCGGTCCTGGCTAAGGATGCCAATAAAAAGGGTGACGATTGGTACGATGCCTACGATCCACGAAATCCCCTAAATAAACGTAAACGAGGCGAAACTGGCTCTAGCAAATCAAGTTCGGGAAAATCGAAAAGCAGTAAACGTGacttgtaa
- the LOC6533780 gene encoding kinesin-like protein Klp68D, translating to MSAKSRRPGTGGSQTPNECVQVVVRCRPMSNRERSERSPEVVNVYPNRGVVELQNVVDGNKEQRKVFTYDAAYDASATQTTLYHEVVFPLVSSVLEGFNGCIFAYGQTGTGKTFTMEGVRGNDELMGIIPRTFEQIWLHINRTENFQFLVDVSYLEIYMEELRDLLKPNSKHLEVRERGSGVYVPNLHAINCKSVEDMIKVMQVGNKNRTVGFTNMNEHSSRSHAIFMIKIEMCDTETNTIKVGKLNLIDLAGSERQSKTGASAERLKEASKINLALSSLGNVISALAESSPHVPYRDSKLTRLLQDSLGGNSKTIMIANIGPSNYNYNETLTTLRYASRAKSIQNQPIKNEDPQDAKLKEYQEEIERLKRLIGPQQQQRTEKQVTAKKQRVKKPKKEPVSKEMSDSLQISTIEQPAEDDSDGEGAESESDKENEAEVAKSNEELERERVENTKLAAKLAELEGQLVRGGKNLLDTYSERQIELEKKLVEIAERKKREIEIQQQLELQEETTLEIRERNVSLEQEVELKKRKLSKCYAKYLALQQELNDCKSDHNQDLRELEMAQNELVKELKRQLLIIDNFVPIEVKQRLYTQAKYDEEQEEWKFSSMSLPTPPGGDGKFSSKRPVSHPQRRRPTSEYALQEAKSNSPSSLRFKSENIVNYELEMPCRTTQEYRTPKVSASLQAVLAQAMQTGGDDIDIVDSHTNSLRSRLENIINANANGGAGSGAGAAVGSSIPNARNIKSSRGLPSAASNLDSNRRPPTGRLPAKKPASAYPKARGLVNK from the exons ATGAGTGCCAAGAGCAGGAGACCCGGAACCGGCGGCAGCCAGACGCCCAACGAGTGCGTCCAAGTGGTGGTGCGATGCAGGCCCATGAGCAACAGAGAACGCTCGGAAAGATCGCCGGAGGTGGTCAACGTGTATCCGAATAGGGGCGTTGTGGAGCTGCAGAATGTGGTCGATGGCAACAAGGAGCAGCGCAAGGTTTTCACCTACGATGCCGCCTATGATGCGAGTGCAACGCAGACGACGCTCTACCATGAGGTGGTCTTTCCGCTGGTCAGTTCCGTATTGGAGGGATTCAATGGATGTATATTTGCTTATGGACAAACGGGCACCGGCAAAACGTTCACCATGGAGGGAGTGCGCGGAAATGACGAACTGATGGGCATCATACCGCGCACCTTCGAACAGATCTGGCTGCACATCAATCGCACCGAGAATTTCCAGTTTCTGGTCGATGTTTCCTATCTGGAGATCTATATGGAGGAGCTGCGCGATCTGCTGAAGCCCAACTCCAAGCACTTGGAGGTGCGGGAACGGGGATCGGGCGTTTATGTGCCCAATCTGCACGCCATTAACTGCAAGAGTGTCGAAGACATGATCAAAGTGATGCAGGTGGGCAACAAGAACCGCACCGTGGGATTCACCAACATGAATGAGCATAGTTCCAG ATCCCACGCCATTTTCATGATCAAAATCGAGATGTGCGATACGGAAACCAACACCATCAAAGTGGGCAAACTGAATCTCATCGATTTGGCGGGCAGCGAGCGGCAGTCCAAGACAGGAGCATCAGCGGAGCGCCTAAAGGAAGCCAGCAAGATTAACCTGGCACTTTCTTCGCTGGGCAACGTGATCTCCGCCCTGGCCGAAAGTTCGCCACACGTTCCGTATCGCGACTCAAAGCTGACCCGATTGTTGCAGGATTCGCTGGGTGGCAATTCCAAGACCATTATGATTGCCAACATTGGACCATCCAACTACAATTATAACGAAACGCTGACCACGCTGCGGTACGCCTCACGAGCCAAGTCCATCCAGAATCAGCCGATCAAGAATGAGGATCCACAGGACGCCAAGTTGAAGGAGTACCAAGAGGAAATCGAGCGACTCAAGCGGCTGATAGGtccgcaacagcagcaacgcaCTGAAAAGCAGGTCACGGCCAAGAAGCAGCGCGTCAAGAAGCCCAAAAAGGAGCCCGTATCTAAGGAGATGTCGGACTCTCTGCAGATTTCAACGATTGAGCAGCCGGCGGAGGATGACAGCGATGGAGAGGGTGCCGAGTCCGAGTCGGATAAGGAAAACGAGGCCGAGGTGGCCAAGTCCAACGAGGAACTGGAACGGGAGCGCGTTGAGAACACCAAACTGGCGGCCAAATTGGCAGAATTGGAGGGTCAACTTGTTCGCGGCGGAAAAAACCTGCTGGACACGTACAGCGAGCGTCAGATTGAGCTGGAGAAGAAGCTGGTGGAAATCGCTGAGCGCAAGAAGCGCGAAATTGAGATCCAGCAGCAGCTTGAACTGCAGGAGGAGACCACTCTAGAAATTCGCGAACGGAACGTATCACTTGAACAAGAGGTGGAGCTTAAAAAGCGCAAGCTCTCGAAGTGCTACGCCAAATATTTGGCTCTCCAGCAGGAACTCAACGATTGCAAGTCCGATCACAACCAGGATCTTAGGGAACTCGAGATGGCGCAGAACGAGCTGGTTAAGGAACTAAAACGCCAGCTCTTAATCATCGACAACTTTGTGCCCATCGAGGTAAAGCAGCGCCTGTACACGCAGGCCAAGTAtgacgaggagcaggaggaatGGAAATTTTCCTCGATGTCGCTGCCCACGCCTCCTGGTGGTGATGGCAAGTTCAGCAGCAAGCGACCGGTGTCGCATCCTCAGCGCAGAAGGCCCACCTCCGAGTATGCCCTGCAAGAAGCCAAATCGAATTCACCGAGCTCTCTACGCTTCAAGAGCGAGAACATCGTGAACTATGAGTTGGAGATGCCGTGTCGCACCACCCAGGAGTACCGTACGCCCAAAGTGTCCGCCTCGCTTCAGGCAGTGCTCGCCCAAGCCATGCAAACGGGCGGAGATGATATCGACATCGTGGATTCGCATACAAACTCACTGCGCAGCCGTCTAGAGAACATTATTAATGCGAATGCCAATGGAGGAGCTGGTTCTGGTGCTGGCGCTGCTGTGGGTAGCTCTATTCCCAATGCTCGCAACATTAAGTCGAGCCGGGGACTGCCAAGTGCCGCCTCAAATCTGGACTCTAACCGCCGTCCGCCCACGGGCCGTCTGCCGGCAAAGAAGCCAGCTTCGGCGTATCCCAAAGCACGCGGCCTGGTCAACAAATAA